Proteins encoded together in one Porites lutea chromosome 2, jaPorLute2.1, whole genome shotgun sequence window:
- the LOC140926083 gene encoding uncharacterized protein, with protein MIFCQIFEAFSSSLEWISVHRFGASGVLHILDDFLFIARTEEQCHTDLSNFLRMCDYLGVPIAQEKTCGPSQVIQFADSTVQGTFTPSRRIANNSARDSFAQELVANLESLLSSVLASGSGQSYRRAWTLFREFHEKFYKTKAFHLPLTTASLALFISFLDGRNLSPSTILSYLSAIGYVHKMKGLHDPTKAFLIQKLLTSLSRQKSCDVRLPISKPILHDLVSSLQHTNSSAAQRILFSAMFLTAFYGFFRIGELAARSACHTTVISYDNIRFLASGGKIHSIKITITHFKHNTSNRPFDLVIPGDESSPFCPVKFILRYCHLRGNKPGPLFCHADNTPITVNQFNTELRRCLNFCGLNAQRYKSHSFRIGAACLAADKGFSDAQIRALGRWKSDAFKLYIRNSTLQGI; from the exons ATGATATTCTGTcaaatttttgaagcttttagTTCTTCCTTGGAGTGGATCTCTGTGCACCGCTTTGGCGCATCCGGAGTTCTTCACATTCTTGACGACTTTCTTTTTATTGCGCGTACCGAAGAGCAATGCCACACCGATTTAAGCAATTTTCTTCGTATGTGTGATTATCTTGGCGTGCCCATTGCTCAGGAAAAAACTTGTGGACCATCTCAAGTCATACAATTTGCGG ATAGCACGGTTCAAGGAACTTTCACCCCAAGCAGACGAATTGCCAACAATAGTGCCCGAGATTCTTTTGCCCAAGAGTTGGTCGCTAACTTAGAGAGTCTCTTGAGCTCTGTATTGGCGTCAGGTTCGGGTCAGTCATACCGTAGAGCGTGGACACTATTTCGTGAATTTCACGAGAAATTTTACAAGACAAAAGCCTTCCATTTACCGTTAACCACCGCGTCTTTGGcgctttttatttcttttctcgaCGGTAGAAATCTTTCGCCTTCGACTATTCTTTCTTATCTATCGGCCATTGGTTACGTCCACAAGATGAAAGGTTTGCATGACCCCACAAAGGCTTTCCTTATTCAAAAACTTTTGACCTCGCTCAGTCGTCAGAAATCGTGTGATGTCAGGTTACCGATATCTAAACCTATCTTGCATGACCTCGTAAGCTCTCTCCAGCACACCAACTCTTCGGCAGCACAGCGTATACTTTTTTCAGCCATGTTTCTCACAGCTTTCTATGGTTTCTTTCGCATCGGTGAACTAGCGGCCAGGAGCGCGTGTCACACTACCGTAATTTCGTACGATAACATCCGATTCCTCGCATCCGGTGGGAAAATCCACTCTATTAAGATCACAATCACCCATTTCAAACATAACACAAGCAATCGCCCTTTTGACCTTGTTATTCCTGGTGATGAATCTTCACCGTTTTGTCCTGTGAAGTTCATACTCCGGTATTGCCATCTCCGGGGTAACAAGCCCGGTCCCCTCTTCTGCCATGCAGACAATACACCGATTACGGTTAACCAATTTAACACCGAACTTAGGCGCTGCTTAAATTTCTGTGGTTTAAATGCTCAACGCTATAAGAGTCACAGCTTTCGCATCGGCGCGGCCTGTCTCGCAGCAGACAAAGGTTTTTCTGACGCCCAGATTCGCGCTCTTGGCCGATGGAAGTCTGATGCCTTTAAACTTTACATTCGTAATTCTACATTACAAGGAATTTAA